From one Plasmodium malariae genome assembly, chromosome: 12 genomic stretch:
- the PmUG01_12035100 gene encoding AMP deaminase, putative encodes MKRPGVNTDSDTPLLKKKKKGWDFLHEVMMKISSNANIKYDENALINKGLTDLKSSNRFSFTLSSSGNIPREELDVTKKILRICNLRDEFIKTFPDIDTPLIDNRRTLEYNKQKNPYKTESSEPLYNPNNVVILKKCNAFINFVDGIFYVHWDANTDQGPKKKEECTEENKLAGAWGIKTTEEFLLSIEEIMIAVQDPACKSFCYQRLKYLEQKFDFHIMFNGALELSETTSIKHRDFYNVRKVDVHVHHSACMQQKALLSFIREKYISEPNTIVYINEKGDKMSLKEIFDKELKSSAYDATVDSLGVHALGNCFHRFDLFNEKYNPFGQKLLRDIFLKTDNYIDGRYLAEITKREIQNLERSKYQHVEWRISIYGRDKNEWLKLAKWVLDNNLSSVRVRWVVQVPRLYHIYKKRKLIKSFDEFLRNIFEPCFQAIKDPEHNKKIFEFLHQVVAWDSVDDETAISKYTMKGGELPPPDKYTSDNNPPYSYYAYYMYVNIRSLNQFLASRNLRPMAFRPHCGETGNISHLATMFLLADRINHGINLRKSPVLLYLYYLKQIGLALSPLSNNALFLQIEKSPFKRFFKIGLNVSLSTDDPLMFHFTDEPLLEEYSICAHIWKLSAVDLCEIARNSVIQSGYEPSFKKHWLGIAEEQDLLNFQNNPEKTNIPNTRMTYRKNTLAEENENIKRLANYTNHA; translated from the exons ATGAAACGACCAGGTGTCAATACTGACTCCGATACACCtttgctaaaaaaaaaaaaaaaagggtgGGACTTTCTGCACGAAGTGATGATGAAGATCTCATCAAACGcaaacataaaatatgacGAAAAtgctttaataaataaaggaCTTACCGATTTGAAATCCTCGAATCGTTTCAGCTTTACTCTATCTTCATCCGGTAACATTCCCAGAGAGGAACTGGACGTAACAAAG AAAATATTGAGAATATGCAACTTAAGGgatgaatttataaaaactttCCCTGATATTGATACGCCATTAATTGATAATAGGAGAACattagaatataataaacaaaaaaatccTTATAAAACTGAGTCTTCTGAACCTTTATATAACCCTAACAATgttgttattttaaaaaaatgcaatgcttttattaattttgttgaTGGGATTTTTTACGTTCACTGGGATGCAAACACTGATCAAGGACCTAAAA AAAAAGAAGAGTGCACCGAAGAAAATAAGTTAGCGGGGGCCTGGGGCATAAAAACGACTGAGGAATTTCTGTTGTCCATTGAGGAAATAATGATAGCTGTTCAAGATCCTGCATGCAAAAGTTTTTGTTATCAAAGATTGAAGTACTTGGAACAGAAATTTGATTTCCATATTATGTTTAATGGAGCATTAGAACTAAGTGAAACAACAAGTATTAAACATCGagatttttataatgttcGAAAAGTAGATGTACATGTTCACCATTCTGCATGCATGCAGCAAAAAGCATTGCTAAGTTTtataagagaaaaatatatatctgaACCTAATACTATAGTgtacataaatgaaaaaggagATAAAATGtcattaaaagaaattttcgataaagaattaaaaagttCAGCATATGATGCAACAGTAGATAGCTTAGGTGTTCATGCATTAGGAAATTGTTTTCACCGATTtgatttatttaatgaaaaatataatccaTTTGGTCAGAAATTATTAAGagacatttttttaaaaacagaTAATTATATAGATGGTAGATACTTAGCTGAAATtacaaaaagagaaatacaaaatttagaGAGATCTAAATATCAACATGTTGAATGGAGAATATCAATTTATGGAAGAGATAAAAACGAATGGTTAAAATTAGCAAAATGGGTATTAGACAACAATTTAAGTAGCGTAAGAGTACGATGGGTTGTACAAGTTCCTCgattatatcatatttataaaaaaaggaaattaataaaatcttTTGATGAATTTCTAAGAAATATATTCGAACCTTGTTTTCAAGCTATAAAAGATCCAGaacataacaaaaaaatttttgaatttttacaTCAAGTTGTTGCTTGGGATAGTGTTGATGATGAAACTGCTATTTCGAAATATACTATGAAAGGAGGGGAACTACCTCCCCCTGACAAATATACAAGCGATAATAACCCTCCTTATTCTTATTACgcttattatatgtatgttaacATAAGATCGTTGAATCAATTTTTGGCTAGTAGGAATTTGAGACCAATGGCATTCAG GCCGCATTGCGGTGAAACGGGGAATATAAGTCATTTGGCCACCATGTTTTTATTAGCTGACAGAATAAATCATGGTATCAATTTGAGGAAATCTCCAGTCCtgttatatttgtattatctTAAGCAAATTGGGCTAGCACTTTCTCCTCTATCGAATAATGCCCTCTTTTTGCAAATAG AGAAAAGCCCATTTAAACGCTTCTTCAAAATTGGGTTAAATGTATCACTATCGACAGATGATCCTTTGATGTTTCATTTTACTGATGAGCCATTATTAGAGGAGTATTCCATATGTGCA CATATATGGAAGTTAAGTGCAGTAGATCTATGCGAAATAGCAAGAAACTCCGTTATTCAAag tggGTATGAACCATCTTTTAAAAAGCACTGGTTGGGAATTGCCGAAGAACAGGACTTACTAAATTTTCAAAACAACCCGGAAAAAACGAATATTCCTAATACTAGGATGACTTACAG GAAAAACACATTAGCTGAAGAGAATGAAAACATAAAGAGACTTGCGAATTATACAAATcatgcataa
- the PmUG01_12035200 gene encoding chromatin assembly factor 1 subunit, putative — MIDIISEKNKSYDLMDSYESKSPIENETNENAKVDIINERYIIWRKNTPFLYSSLLKNKLDWPSLTVEFLGSENSFKSKTNYFTNKILLGTHTSNQDSEYVYIGEIKFPLYSTKEDVLQYENYTGFISNKKKRKGHPLPSFEIKAKLLHPGEVIRATHLPNNSFFIVTQTYNGNILLFDYTKHPSFPSDISTCYPQMILKGHTSEGSGLCWNINKIYNNCSNKNTNVFNDENENDGTEGTDDPSMDVNTSNLLLASCASDGSICLWDINKGTKSNEVPRTYGINKIGKTADYNIKIYENTPTLSPLCTWTNKNKETSLNDVFFHPKFNNALGVCDDEGYMSLYDIRKKYFFSKPEINFKDHNEPMNTFSFDNFSDYIFSCGYTDGLISIWDMRFNKESLLKIDYHTQSINRIKFCLMQSGVFGSCSDDGIACIWDISRNSVNYEQVRKLDDDIYNNPKKIPKQLLFVHGGHVGSVYDMSWANSNTFLVATVGVDNSLQVWHMNEQFIFQ; from the coding sequence ATGATAGACATAATAAgcgaaaaaaacaaaagctATGATTTGATGGACTCTTATGAATCTAAAAGTCCAATAGAGAATGaaacaaatgaaaatgcAAAGGTAgatattattaatgaaagatatataatatggaGGAAAAACActccatttttatatagttcacttttaaaaaacaaattagaTTGGCCATCGTTAACAGTTGAATTTTTAGGAAGCGAGAATTCTTTTAAGTCAAAAAccaattattttacaaataaaatacttttaGGTACACACACGTCTAATCAAGATTCtgaatatgtatacataggTGAAATTAAATTTCCATTATATTCTACAAAGGAAGATGTACTACAATATGAGAATTATACAGGTTttataagtaataaaaagaaaagaaaaggtCATCCATTACCATCTTTTGAAATAAAAGCAAAACTGTTACATCCAGGTGAAGTGATAAGAGCTACCCATTTACCCAATAATTCGTTTTTTATAGTTACACAAACATATaatggaaatatattattatttgattaTACAAAACATCCTTCATTTCCTTCTGATATATCTACATGTTACCCCCAGATGATATTAAAAGGACATACAAGTGAAGGAAGTGGCTTATGCtggaatattaataaaatatataacaactgtagtaataaaaatactaatgtatttaatgatgaaaatgaaaatgacgGAACAGAAGGTACTGATGATCCTTCCATGGACGTAAACACTAGTAACCTACTGTTAGCCTCATGTGCATCCGATGGAAGTATTTGTCTATGGGATATTAACAAAGGAACAAAAAGTAATGAAGTACCAAGGACATAtggtattaataaaattggaaaaacagctgattataatataaaaatttatgaaaatactCCAACTCTAAGTCCTTTATGTACATggacaaataaaaataaagaaacatCTTTAAATGATGTGTTTTTTCATCCCAAATTTAATAATGCCCTTGGTGTGTGTGATGATGAAGGATATATGAGTTTATAtgatataagaaaaaaatattttttttcaaaacctgaaataaattttaaagatcATAACGAACCAATGAATACATTTTCTTTTGATAATTTTTCggattatattttttcatgtgGATATACTGATGGATTAATTTCTATATGGGATATGAGATTTAATAAAGAATCTTTACTTAAAATAGATTATCATACTCAAAGTATTAACAGAATTAAATTTTGCCTGATGCAGTCAGGTGTTTTTGGATCTTGTTCAGACGATGGAATTGCTTGTATCTGGGATATTTCTAGAAACTCAgtaaattatgaacaagtcAGAAAATTAGATGatgatatttataataaccCCAAAAAAATACCAAAACAGTTATTGTTTGTTCATGGGGGTCATGTTGGAAGTGTTTATGATATGTCCTGGGCGAACAGCAACACGTTCTTGGTCGCTACTGTTGGGGTCGATAACTCGCTGCAAGTGTGGCACATGAATGAACAGTTCATATTTCAGTGA
- the PmUG01_12035300 gene encoding conserved Plasmodium protein, unknown function yields the protein MDTNENDENLTEDDDNVKYDKPESHKNFWKSFGLDNKAGKLLYYLYGERTKINPDLINPKSFVKKKKEKEEENEAQKKGSRKVQISYPSFKKKNEKENPIDKIPHKKPLSKILEETKNYESIKEIPIHIGKNRNEEIKKLNELFLEKQCKVVPPSCAPIVLTDEERKEIIQSAQKRLTGFSNAHSKEEKMMDALKNYRSELIIELNEKISQYKSITSKEKTNNYVLTTNPRESNEFEYKKIELKNDIDQCKVNIKKIDDLLDLSK from the exons ATGGATACAAAcgaaaatgatgaaaactTAACAGAAGATGATGACAATGTCAAATATGATAAACCTGAATCACATAAAAATTTCTGGAAGTCGTTTGGTTTAGACAATAAAGCAGGTAAGCTACTTTATTACCTGTACGGagaaagaacaaaaattaacCCTGATTTAATTAATCCGAAAAgctttgttaaaaaaaagaaagaaaaggaagaagagAATGAAGCCCAGAAAAAAGGGTCCAGAAAAGTTCAGATAAGCTACCCGTCCtttaaaa aaaagaatgaaaaagaaaatccCATCGACAAAATACCCCATAAAAAGCCATTGTCTAAAATCTTAGAAGAAacgaaaaattatgaaagcATAAAAGAAATTCCTATACATATTGGGAAAAATcgaaatgaagaaataaaaaaattaaatgaactTTTTCTTGAGAAACAATGTAAGGTTGTACCACCCAGTTGTGCACCTATAGTCTTAACTGAcgaagaaagaaaagaaattattcAAAGTGCACAAAAAAGATTAACAGGTTTTAGTAATGCCCATAGTAAAGAAGAGAAGATGATGGATGctctaaaaaattatagatcTGAGTTAATAATTGAGTTAAATGAAAAGATAAGTCAGTATAAAAGTATTACGTCcaaggaaaaaacaaataattatgttCTTACTACAAACCCTAGGGAATCAAATGAGTTTgagtacaaaaaaattgaacTCAAGAATGATATTGATCAGTGTaaggtaaatataaaaaaaatagacgACCTTTTAGACTTGTCTAAGTGA